The Desulfomicrobium macestii nucleotide sequence CCCTTGGACTTGATGTACTCGACCATGCCGGTGATGTGACCGGGCAGGTTGTCGCTGCCGAGGTGCTTCTGCTTGATGACCAGCAGGTCGATGCCGAACTTGCGGGCCTCCTTGCGGATGGAGCGGGCTTCGTCGATGTTGGTCGGATAGACCTTTCCGTCCATGCCGAAGCGGTTGAAGATGGCCTCGGTCTCGTCGATGAGCTCTGTGGCCTTGCCCAGACTCATGAACTGGGTCAGGTCGGTCTTGCCCAGCTTGGGTATGAAGTTGAGCTTGCCGTCGGAAAAGAGCCCCGCACCGCCCATGCCCGCCAGGATGTTGCAGGGCTTGCAATGAATGCAGTCCTGCGCCTCGGTCATGGGGCAGTTGCGGATCAGCGAGTCGCGACCCTTCTCGATCACAAGCACATCGAGGCTTGCATGCTCGGCCAGATGATAGGCCGCGAACAGACCGGCCGGACCGCCGCCGACAATGATCACGTCATGGACTTTCTTCTGCATCTCTATTTTCCTTCGACCTTCTTCTTGCGCGCGACCATGCTGTGCCGTTTCTGGGCCGAAAGCTCGATCTTGCGCAGGCGGATGTTCAGGGGAGTGATCTCGACCATCTCGTCGTCGCGGATGAAATTGAGCGCCATTTCAAGGGTCATGGGCAACACGGGGGTGAGGATGATGGCCTCATCCTTGCCCGAGGCGCGCATGTTGGTCAGCTTTTTTTCCTTGCAGGGGTTGATGTCGATGTCGTTATCGCGGTTGTGCTCGCCGACGATCATGCCCTCGTAGACCGCATCACCGGGACGCACGAACATCCGGCCGCGCGGCTCCAGATTGAAAAGCGCGTACGGCACGGCCTGACCCTGACGGTCGCAGACCAGCGAACCGGAAAAACGGGTCGGGAAATCGCCCCGGTACTCGCCGTATCCGTCGAACAGGGAATTCATGATGCCCGTGCCCTTGGTGTCGGTCAGAAATTCGTCCCGGTAGCCGATGAGAGCGCGGGACGGGACGGAAAATTCCATGCGCACGCGGCCGCTGCCGTTGTTGACCAGATTGAGCAGTTTGCCCCGGCGGATGGACAGTTTTTCCGTGACCACGCCCATGAAGGCCTCGTCGCAGTCCACGTAAACGTGTTCCATGGGCTCAAGGAGCTTGCCGCCTTCTTTCTTGTAGATGACCTCGGGACGACCGACGCCCAGCTCGAAGCCTTCGCGGCGCATGGTCTCGATGATGATGGCCAGCTGGAATTCACCGCGACCCTTGACGATCATGGAGTCCCTGTCCTCGCTCTCCTCGACCTGGATGGCCACGTTGGTCAGGGCCTCTTTTTCGAGACGGTCCTTGATCTTGCGCGACTGCACGATCTTGCCCTCGCGTCCGGCAAAAGGCGAGGTGTTGATGGTGAAGCGCATGGACACGGTGGGCTCGTCCACGTCGATGCGCTTCAGGCGCACCGGGCTTTCCTTCAGGCAGATGGTGTCGCCGATGCTGACCTTGTTCAGGCCGGCCATGACCACGATGTCGCCCATCTCGACGGCGGCCTGATCCTTGAGCTGCATTCCTTCGTAGGCTTGCACCTTGGTCGGCCGGAAGGCGAGCTGGTCGTTTTCGCCCATGCACAGAAGATCGGCCTTGTCCTGCAGCAGGCCGGCCTTGATCTTGCCGATGACCAGGCGACCCAGGTAATCCGAATACCCCAGATCCGAGACAAGCATCTGAAAGGGTGCGGCAGGATCGAAACGAGGGCCGGGGATGTGCTCCAGGATGAGGTCGAAGAGGCAGGAAAGATCCTTGCCAGGCTCATCAAGCACCGGAGAGGCCACACCGTCGCGGCCGATGGCGTAAAGCACCGGAAATTCGAGCTGGTCCTCGTCGGCGCCAAGATCGATGAACAGGTCGTAGACCTCGTCCAGCACTTCCTGCGGCCGGGCATCGGCGCGGTCGATCTTGTTGACTACGACCAGAATGGGCAGGCTCGCGTCCAGGGCTTTCTTGAGCACGAACCGGGTCTGGGGCAGCGGGCCCTCGGAGGAGTCCACCAGCAGCACCGCGCCGTCGACCATGGACAGGGCGCGCTCCACTTCCCCGCCAAAATCGGCGTGGCCGGGGGTGTCGACGATATTGATCTTCACGCCTTTCCAGCGCACGGAGCAATTCTTGGCGGCGATGGTGATACCGCGTTCGCGCTCCAGATCCATGGAATCCATGACGCGGTCGTCCATGGCCTGGTTGTCCCGGAAAACTCCGGACTGTCGGAACATGACGTCCACCAGGGTGGTCTTGCCATGGTCAACGTGTGCGATGATCGCGATATTTCTGATATTGTCATTTTTCTGCATGGTGGGCATTTTTTCCTCGTGGAGCATAAAAAACGGCTTCCTTGACTGAAGCCGATGTGGAGTTGGTCGTACGGCGCACAACACACGGCGCACAACACACGGCGCACGACACTATTTTTCCATTACGCGCACCTTTCGTGCGACGTCAAGAAGGAAAGAAACGAAAAAAGCGGATCTTTCTAAGGGCGCAAATCCGGACAGGCGGCCGTTTGAGGGCTGGCGGCAGGAAAAGAGGGCCTGAAAACCTACTTGAACATCCCGCAGCGCATGTTGCGGATGGCGTCCTTGAACTGGATCTCGGCAGTGCAGGGCTTCATCAGTTTCTGAACATAACCCAGACCAAAGGTGGGATGATCAATGACATCGCCGATCTGAAACGTACGCTCCATGCTGTAGGACAGGGGTTTGGCGCAGGGGGTGACCAGCTTTTCCCACTGTTCGAGCAGAGCCTGGGCCTGCTTGCTGGAAGCCAGGGCAGCCTTCTTGGGACGAGGGGTGGCGGGTTTCTTGACCTTGGGCTCGGCAGTTGGCGACACATAGGCGTGACGTGCGTTACAAACCTTGCACTCGACCTTGGCGATCTTCTCGCCGGACATGACGACCACGTGATGATCGGTCACGGTCTTGCATTTCTTGCATAGGGACTCGACGGAACTGCCTGCTTGTATTTGATTTTCTGTCATGTTCGATCCTTTGAAGTAACGTTGCGGGAAAAAAAAGCCACAAGGGAAAATCCTTGTGGCATGTTCTCTATTGAAGCACTCTACCCCGTTACCGTGCGCGAGGCAATGGTCGAATTTGCCATTTTGTCATACAGGACTTTTTACGGCCTTCGCACCGTTGACAGCGCCCGCCTCGCCGCGCATGGTGCCCACTTCTCAGGGCGGGGTGCAATTCCCCACCGGCGGTATCCCGCTTCACGGCGGGGAGCCCGCGAGCGCTCCCGGAGGTCCGGGAGGTCAGCAGATCCGGTGCGAGGCCGGAGCCGACGGTGACAGTCCGGATGAAAGAGAAGACGGCGTACCGTTCACGGGCGTGAACGGTTCTTTTCAGCCGCGCCCTGATTCACGTTCAATTCCAAGGAGAACCACCGTGAATCAGTTTTCAGAAAGTTTTGAAAACACCCCTCCCCGCATCCGGGTCGAACGCGCCCTTGCGGCCTTGCAACAAGGGCGGGGGGTGCTGGTCACCGACAACGAAAACCGCGAAAACGAAGGCGATCTGATCTTCGCCGCCCAGTCCCTGACCACGGCCCAGATGGCCATGCTCATCCGCGAATGCAGCGGCATCGTCTGCCTGTGCCTGCCCGAGGACAAAGTCCGCGCCCTGGACCTGGCGCCCATGGTCAGCAACAATTCCAGCCGTTACCAGACTGCCTTCACCGTCTCCATCGAAGCCGCCCAGGGGGTGACCACGGGAGTGTCCGCCGCCGATCGCGTGCGCACGGTGCAGGCCGCCATCGCCGACGATGCCCGCCCCGGGGATCTGCATCGTCCCGGCCACATCTTCCCGCTTCGCGCCTGTCCGGGCGGGGTTCTGGAACGCGAAGGCCACACCGAAGCCACCGTGGACCTCATGCGCCTGGCCGGACTCAAGCCCTGCGGCGTACTGTGCGAAGTCACCAACGAAGACGGCACCATGGCCCGCATGCCCGAAATCCAGGAGTTCGGAAGACGCCACGAGCTCCCCGTGGTGACCATCGACGACATCAAGGAATACATCCAGGCCTCGGCACAGGCCGCAAGCTAGCGACTCCTCCGGCACGGCGCTTCCGGCGACCCGGCGCGCCGTGCCTTTCCAGACTTCATTTTCCGGACTGGACTTTTTCCGCCCGCCTTTGTAGCCGCACCCCATGACCCCCGCCATAAACGCCGCCAAAAAAGCAGGAATCACATTTGTCGTACGAGAATACGACCATGACCCGTCATGCACGTCCTACGGCCTGGAAGCGGCCGAAAAACTCGGCGTCGATCCCTGCCAGGTCTTCAAGACCCTGGTCGCGGATCTGGGCGGGGAGCTGGTGGTGGCCGTCATTCCGGTGGAGAGCATGCTCGGGCTCAAACAATTGGCCAAGGCCGCCGGGGCCAAGAAGGCGGCCATGGCCGACAGGGTCCTCGTGGAGCGCGCCACCGGCTACGTGCTTGGCGGGGTCAGCCCTCTGGGACAGAAAAAGCGGCTGCGCACCTTCATCGACATCTCGGCTCAGGACCACCCCGTCATGCTGGTCAGCGGAGGTCGGCGAGGCCTTGATATCGAACTCGCTCCCGAAGACCTGGCCCGTATGACCGCTGCCCGCTTTGCGCCTCTTGCGCAATAAGGGCCGCCCCTGCTCGCTATCCCGGCCCGGCCAGGCTTGAGGTTCGGCCACGGGGGCCGCTTTCAATGCGGGAGGCACCGTGCATGACGGCAACTGTCATACACGCGCAAACCTTGACTTATTTTCCAATCCAAGGCTTATACTTCACGAGGTAAAGACTACGTAACGCAAGAACAGGTCGAGGCGTCATGGCACATATTCACGGTAAAGCGGTTCAAAGCGGCAATACCCGGGCCTCTGCCCGCCATAAGGACATTCTGCTGCGCCTCATCCTGCCCCTGCTTCTCGTTCTGATACCGGCTGGGGCAGGCCTGTATGCATTCGGGCATAACCAGCCGTGGATCACCGCCATCTTCGCCGTCTTCTTCATCGCGGCCACTCTGCGCTTCGAAGAGCTCGGCCTCGCCTTCTCGCATCATTTCTCGCATTCGCAGACAAACTCCCAGGCCTCACGGATCGTGAGCAAGGCCTTGCGGCAGCTCCCAAGCGAATACCATGTCTTTCATGATCTGCATTTCGAAGGCAACCAGCTCGATCACGCCGTGATAGGCCCAAACGGGCTCTTCCTGATCAGAACCAGAAGCCATCTCGGAAATGTCACGGCCTCGGGCGAATCCCTGCGCCTGAACGGATGGCCGTTCATGCTGGACATGCTGACCCAGTGCTGGAACCTGACCCAAAAACTGACCCGGCACATGGATCTGCAGTACGCAGGCGGCGTGCACCCCTGCCCGGTACTGTGTTTCAGCCGGGCCAGCGTCGGCATTGCGGGCCCGGTGCGCGGCGCGCTGGTTGTCGAGGCCGGGAATCTGGTCCAGGCCATCCTGGCTCACGATGACGCCCTGCCTGCGGACAGGATGTATGTTCTGATCGATAAACTCACCGGGCTGGTGAGCGCCGACACAGGAGCTGAACCCGACGACGAGGACGAGCTCCAGGCCGACCGGACACCTCGGGGCTTACTCAAATCAAATCTGCCCGTCTGCGCCGGATGCCGCCACCAGCCAAGCGCTGAAGAATTCGGGCTCTTTCCCGGAGAGTGCCCGAAATGCGGTCGCCTCTACTCCGTCACGCACGAGGAATCCGAGGCACGCCCCGGGCCCAAGCCTTTGAAGGTTCTCTGGAAGCCGAGCCTGCTGCAGCTCGGGATAACCTTTTTGCTCATCGCCGGATGCACGGGGTACGTCGCGCACAGGCAGGGCCTGCTCGGCCTGGAGCAATTGTTCATTCAATCGCGGCAAACCGCCGATACCGAGCCTGCGGCGTCCGATGCACTTTCTCCCGCCGCGGAAAACGGGTCCTCCCCCGTCGTCGTGGCGGAGCAAACCGCTGGCGCGGACAATGAGACCAGCACCCCGCCGCAAGCGGACATCATGACGCCCGATCCGCGACCAGGCACCGGCATGACGCAAAACGAGCCGGCATCGCCGGTCTATTCCCAATCCGGCGACAACATCGCGCCATCCCTGCCCGAGCAGGCACTTGGAGTGAACGCAAGCTGCGCGACCGTGGCCCAGGCGCTCCCGAACGCCACTTCGGAAGACGCGCAGGCGCTCCCAAGCGCCGCCTCGGCAGAGGCGCAGGCACTTCCGAAGGCCACTTCGAAGAATACGGATGCGCCTTCCATCGACACTGTCCAAGGCTCTCCAGCGCCCGCCGCGACGCTTCCGAAGCCAAAAGCCGAGACGGCCCAGGCCCCTCCCCGGAACCCTGACGAATCGTTCGACAAGGGCAGACTGGTCGTCACCTCGTCCCGGCCTCTTGTTTTGTGGTTCAGGAACCAGCAGACCTGCAAGGACTTCGGCCCCTTCGAGATCAAGGCCAAACGCGTGAAGGACATCGTCCTGCCCAAGGGCTTCTACAGCGTGGTCTATCTGGAAAACGGCAAACGCAGGCACACGACCATGAGCTTCCTGAGCGACCAGGGACAACTCGATTTCTAGCCCGGCGCAAATGCGCACGGCCTTCGACATCTGTCAGGGCAAACGTCCACAACATCCGGCGTGAAACTGAGAAACCCGCGTCACGGAAAACTCTGGGTTTTCCGTGGCGCGGGTTTGTCTTTGCAGTGATGCGATGAATGCTAGATGATTTTCTGCCTGATCTTCGTGACCACGATCTCGGCCACGATGACCACGGCAAAGATGCACAGCAGGATGAGCGCGACCTGATTCCAGCGAAAAAGGGCGATGGCCGTGTCCAGCGCCATGCCTATCCCGCCCGCGCCGACCAGTCCGATAACCGCCGACTCGCGCACGTTGATATCCCACCGAAACAGGGTGATCCCCCAGAAGGCCGGTGAAACCTGGGGCCAGTAAGCCTTGAGGAAGATGCTCGGCCAGGGGGCCCCCGCCGCCTTCAATGCTTCCACCGGCCCCTTGTTGCATTCCTCCAGGGCCTCGCCCAGGAGCTTGCCGCAAAAACCGATGGAGCGAAATCCGATGGCGATGGTCCCGGCCAGGGCGCCGGGGCCGAAAACGGCCACGAACAGGATCGCCCAGACAAGGGTGTTCACCGAACGCGAAGAGACAAGGATCAGCCGTGCCAGCCAGTTCAGGGCCGGGATCGGGGTGATGTTGCTGGCGGCCAGCAGCGCCACCGGCAGCGACATGACCAGCGCCAGAATGGTGCCCATGCCCGCGATGTGCATACTCTCGACCAGGGCCTGGTGCACGCCTTCGCGATAGTGAGCGACATCCGGCGGCCACATGCGTGCGAACATGTCCGCCATCTGGGTCGGGGCATCGTACAGGAATTCCGGAACGATCTGCACCGTGCGCATCGAAACGACCAGGGCGGTGACCGCGGCCAGATAGATCGCAAACCGGGCCAGTCTTTGAGCGGGAGTGAAACGCTCCCAGGTGCGACTAGTCATTGAACACCGCCTTGACTATGGATGCGAGGTATTCCCCGAGCATGACGAGGATGATGATCGAGATGAGGATCGCGGCCAGGAAGTCGTAGTCGAAGCGCTGAAACGCCGCGAACAGCGTCCCGCCGATGCCGCCCGCGCCGACGATTCCGACCATGGTCGAATTGCGGATGTTCGCGTCGAACTGATATGTGGCGAACCCGATGAAGCGATTCAGCACCTGCGGCAGCACGGCATACAGGATGACGCTCATGAACGGGGCTCCGGCGGCCCGACAGGCCTCCACCGGCTTGAGGGAAATCTCCTCGATGGCTTCGGCGAAGAGCTTGCCGATGAAGCCGATGGACGCGAAGATCAGGGTCAGGATGCCCGCCAGCGGGCCGAATCCCACCGCCTTCACGAACAGGATGGCAAAGATGACCGGATGAAAGGAGCGGCAGATGGCAATGAGAATGCGGGCCGGCCAGGTCGCCCAGGTCGGCATCAGGTTGCGCGAGGCGGCCAGGCCGATGGGCAGGGAGAAGGCCACGCCGAACGCCGAGGCGATCACCGCGATTTCAAGCGTCTCCAGAAGGTTGCCCAGCAACAGCTTCCAGCGCTCGAAATTGGGCGGAATCATGCTCCCCAGGAATTTCGCGCCATTCTCAAGGCCGATCACGAAACGGTCCCAGGTGATGTCCAGGGACCAGAACGCGAGCACGCAATAGCCGATCACGGCGAGCCACCCAAGGCGCGCAAGCCAGTTGGGCTTGAAGGCTCTTCTGGTGTTGACCGCGCTCATGACAACCAGTCCTCGCCGCCGTAGATCTGCTTGAGATGATCGTCCGTCAGCTCCGAGGGCGGGCCGTCGAACACGATGCTCCCCAGCGACATGCCGATGACCCGGTCGGCGAAGCGCTTGGCCAGGTTCACGTCATGGATGTTGATCAGCACCGGAATGTCGTGCGCCTTGGAGAAATCGTTCAGAAGCCCCATGATCTCGACGGATGTCTTGGGATCAAGGGAGGACGTGGGCTCGTCGGCCATGATCACGTCGGGGTTCTGCATCACGGCCCGGGCGATGCCCACGCGCTGACGCTGCCCGCCGGACAGGGCGTCGGCCCGCTCGGTGGCGAATTCGCTCAGGCCGACCATGTCGATCAGCTCGAAAGCCCGATCGATGTCGTGCTGCTCGAATCTGCGCAGCCAGGCCCGCCAGACCGGCACGAATCCGAGTCTGCCGCAGAGCACGTTCTCGATGACCGAGAGGCGCTCCACAAGGTTGAATTCCTGAAAGACCATGCCCACGTGGTGCCGGGCCAGGCGCAGTTCCTTGCCCGAAAGCCGCGTGATTTCGTGTCCGGCCACGGTGATGGTGCCGCTGGTCGGGTCGATGAGGCGGTTGATGCAGCGCAGCAGCGTGCTCTTGCCTGTCCCGGAGGGGCCGATGATGGCCACCGTGGAACAGCCCCGTACCTCGAAGGAGATGTTTTTGAGAACCGGCTTGCCCGGAACGTAAGCCTTGACCAGATCTTTTACGATCAGGGAACGGGAGGCATTCCCCCCGTTCCCGTTATTGCTTGATGACGTCACGATAATGCCTTGTATGTGATTACTGCTTCTTGGCTTTCTTTTCCGCGTCCGCCTTTTCCTTGGCGATCATGGCCTTGAGGCCTTCCTCGTTGTAGCTCGCGCCGGTGGCCTCTGCGATATCGCGAATGACCGCCCAATCCTTCTGGTAGCTGATGGGGAAGAAACGATCCGCGCCGTCAAAGGCCTTCTTCATCTCGTCGGTGTAGCGATAGGTGTAGAACGCTTCCTTGATCTTCTCGACCAGATCCGGGCAGAGCTGGCTGGAGTAGCCGAAGGATGACGTGGGGAAACGGGGGCTGGTGTAGATGATGCGCACGGCGCCTTCATCCACGCGACCGGCGCGCAGCATGCGCTCGTACACGTCCGAGGCCACAGGGGCGGCATCGTAGTCGCCGTGAACGACGCCCAGGACGGACTGGTCGTGCTTGCCGGAGTAGACGACGGTGTAGTCTTCGTCAGGCACGATTCCCTGGGCCGGGAAAAGCGCGCGGGGTGCCAGGTTGCCAGAGTTGGACGAGGGAGAAGTGTGCGCGACCTTCTTGCCCTTGAGATCGGCCATGGTCTGAATGGGGCTGTCCTTCTTGACGATCACGATCAGGTTGTAGCCCTGGAACGCCTCGGCATCACCCTTGACGGCGATGGGCACGTAACCGGCCAGGTTCACGGCGAAGCCGGTGGGCCCGGTGGAATAGCCAGCGATATGCAGGCGGCCGGAGCGCATGGCCTCTACCTGGGCCGAGTTGGAGTGCACGGTGTAGTAAATGACGTCCTTGCCCGTGATCTTCTTGATGTGGGCCTGAAAATCGGCAAACAGATCCTGATATACGGCGGGATCTTCAACCGGGGTATAGGTGAAAACCAGGGTGGAAGGATCTTTGCATTCGCCGGGGAGCGCGTTGTCGGCGACCAGATCCTTGTCGTTGTCGCAATACATTTTGTCCAGAATTCCGCGGTAGGTACATTCATCCGCGAATCCGGGAACGGCGACGGCCAGGATCATCACCGCGGCCAGAAAGCCCAAGAAACCCTTCTTCATGATCATCTCCTTGTTACAGTGTTGGTTCAGACAACGCGGCTGATGCACCAGCAAATCAAGGCAAAGCCGCTAAAAAACCGATGCCGGAAGGAGGCGGCGAAAGGCCAGCCTCTTTGTTTTGTACGTTCGCAACAGAAACAGGTCGCTCGTTTTCGAAAAGAAAAATTGCGAAAATGCCACGCTCCAATTCAACAACACACCCTGCCCACATTCGGGACAGTGTCGCGAAAGGCTCGATACGAAGGCGCAAGAGACGCCAGGAAAAGCGCGGTTCAAGCGATGATTCACGCGCCCTTGCCCCCTGTTCCGTCGCCGAAAACTTTAACCGAATTGTGACGTTAGCGCAATGTGAACTCGCAGCCATGTGGCAGGTTCCTGGCAAAAAACGAAAAAAAAAGAGGCTCCCGGATTCGCACCCGAAAGCCCCCAGGAGGATGTCCTTGCAGAACCGTCTATTTACGCAGCATGCCCGCCAAAAGGCGCAGGTGAGTGCGCTCCTCGTCGATGCAGGCCTGCACGTGCTTTCTGTCCCCTTCGGGCACGAATTCGCGCATTTCGAGGAAGAACATGATCGTGTCCTTCTCGAATCCCATGGCCGTTTCGATGGCCTCCTCGGGAGAACCCATGAAGGTTTTGAGATGATTCACGTCGCCCAGACGGAAAAGAGTGTGTGAATCGAGCAGATACTTGAGGTAGTCCACATACTCGTCCTCCTCGGCCCAGGCCGGGAGCTCCACTTCCCCCACCCGCTCATAGAGCTTGGCGAAGATCTCACGGTGTTTTGTCTCCTCCTTTGCAAGAAAGGAGAACAGATCCTTGAGTTTGGGCTCGGTGGTGGTCTCGACCAGACGATTGTAGAAGACTTCGCCGCGGGTTTCGACTTCCTGGGCGGCCAGGAGAATGTCCGTTGCCTTGAATATTCCAGCCATAAAACCTCCTACCTGGCAGTCCAAAAACGGCGACCTGCTTCGTCACTGCAGAAAATCTAGACCCTCACGTATGTCTCTATACGCTTCGGGCCTGGATTTTCTTTGTTCCTCGCATCTCACCATTTTTGAACAGCCTGGACATTTGTATTTCTACC carries:
- the typA gene encoding translational GTPase TypA, with protein sequence MPTMQKNDNIRNIAIIAHVDHGKTTLVDVMFRQSGVFRDNQAMDDRVMDSMDLERERGITIAAKNCSVRWKGVKINIVDTPGHADFGGEVERALSMVDGAVLLVDSSEGPLPQTRFVLKKALDASLPILVVVNKIDRADARPQEVLDEVYDLFIDLGADEDQLEFPVLYAIGRDGVASPVLDEPGKDLSCLFDLILEHIPGPRFDPAAPFQMLVSDLGYSDYLGRLVIGKIKAGLLQDKADLLCMGENDQLAFRPTKVQAYEGMQLKDQAAVEMGDIVVMAGLNKVSIGDTICLKESPVRLKRIDVDEPTVSMRFTINTSPFAGREGKIVQSRKIKDRLEKEALTNVAIQVEESEDRDSMIVKGRGEFQLAIIIETMRREGFELGVGRPEVIYKKEGGKLLEPMEHVYVDCDEAFMGVVTEKLSIRRGKLLNLVNNGSGRVRMEFSVPSRALIGYRDEFLTDTKGTGIMNSLFDGYGEYRGDFPTRFSGSLVCDRQGQAVPYALFNLEPRGRMFVRPGDAVYEGMIVGEHNRDNDIDINPCKEKKLTNMRASGKDEAIILTPVLPMTLEMALNFIRDDEMVEITPLNIRLRKIELSAQKRHSMVARKKKVEGK
- the ribB gene encoding 3,4-dihydroxy-2-butanone-4-phosphate synthase, which translates into the protein MNQFSESFENTPPRIRVERALAALQQGRGVLVTDNENRENEGDLIFAAQSLTTAQMAMLIRECSGIVCLCLPEDKVRALDLAPMVSNNSSRYQTAFTVSIEAAQGVTTGVSAADRVRTVQAAIADDARPGDLHRPGHIFPLRACPGGVLEREGHTEATVDLMRLAGLKPCGVLCEVTNEDGTMARMPEIQEFGRRHELPVVTIDDIKEYIQASAQAAS
- the ybaK gene encoding Cys-tRNA(Pro) deacylase, which gives rise to MTPAINAAKKAGITFVVREYDHDPSCTSYGLEAAEKLGVDPCQVFKTLVADLGGELVVAVIPVESMLGLKQLAKAAGAKKAAMADRVLVERATGYVLGGVSPLGQKKRLRTFIDISAQDHPVMLVSGGRRGLDIELAPEDLARMTAARFAPLAQ
- a CDS encoding nuclease-related domain-containing protein, which gives rise to MAHIHGKAVQSGNTRASARHKDILLRLILPLLLVLIPAGAGLYAFGHNQPWITAIFAVFFIAATLRFEELGLAFSHHFSHSQTNSQASRIVSKALRQLPSEYHVFHDLHFEGNQLDHAVIGPNGLFLIRTRSHLGNVTASGESLRLNGWPFMLDMLTQCWNLTQKLTRHMDLQYAGGVHPCPVLCFSRASVGIAGPVRGALVVEAGNLVQAILAHDDALPADRMYVLIDKLTGLVSADTGAEPDDEDELQADRTPRGLLKSNLPVCAGCRHQPSAEEFGLFPGECPKCGRLYSVTHEESEARPGPKPLKVLWKPSLLQLGITFLLIAGCTGYVAHRQGLLGLEQLFIQSRQTADTEPAASDALSPAAENGSSPVVVAEQTAGADNETSTPPQADIMTPDPRPGTGMTQNEPASPVYSQSGDNIAPSLPEQALGVNASCATVAQALPNATSEDAQALPSAASAEAQALPKATSKNTDAPSIDTVQGSPAPAATLPKPKAETAQAPPRNPDESFDKGRLVVTSSRPLVLWFRNQQTCKDFGPFEIKAKRVKDIVLPKGFYSVVYLENGKRRHTTMSFLSDQGQLDF
- the phnE gene encoding phosphonate ABC transporter, permease protein PhnE; this encodes MTSRTWERFTPAQRLARFAIYLAAVTALVVSMRTVQIVPEFLYDAPTQMADMFARMWPPDVAHYREGVHQALVESMHIAGMGTILALVMSLPVALLAASNITPIPALNWLARLILVSSRSVNTLVWAILFVAVFGPGALAGTIAIGFRSIGFCGKLLGEALEECNKGPVEALKAAGAPWPSIFLKAYWPQVSPAFWGITLFRWDINVRESAVIGLVGAGGIGMALDTAIALFRWNQVALILLCIFAVVIVAEIVVTKIRQKII
- the phnE gene encoding phosphonate ABC transporter, permease protein PhnE, which produces MSAVNTRRAFKPNWLARLGWLAVIGYCVLAFWSLDITWDRFVIGLENGAKFLGSMIPPNFERWKLLLGNLLETLEIAVIASAFGVAFSLPIGLAASRNLMPTWATWPARILIAICRSFHPVIFAILFVKAVGFGPLAGILTLIFASIGFIGKLFAEAIEEISLKPVEACRAAGAPFMSVILYAVLPQVLNRFIGFATYQFDANIRNSTMVGIVGAGGIGGTLFAAFQRFDYDFLAAILISIIILVMLGEYLASIVKAVFND
- the phnC gene encoding phosphonate ABC transporter ATP-binding protein, whose protein sequence is MTSSSNNGNGGNASRSLIVKDLVKAYVPGKPVLKNISFEVRGCSTVAIIGPSGTGKSTLLRCINRLIDPTSGTITVAGHEITRLSGKELRLARHHVGMVFQEFNLVERLSVIENVLCGRLGFVPVWRAWLRRFEQHDIDRAFELIDMVGLSEFATERADALSGGQRQRVGIARAVMQNPDVIMADEPTSSLDPKTSVEIMGLLNDFSKAHDIPVLINIHDVNLAKRFADRVIGMSLGSIVFDGPPSELTDDHLKQIYGGEDWLS
- the phnD gene encoding phosphate/phosphite/phosphonate ABC transporter substrate-binding protein, producing the protein MKKGFLGFLAAVMILAVAVPGFADECTYRGILDKMYCDNDKDLVADNALPGECKDPSTLVFTYTPVEDPAVYQDLFADFQAHIKKITGKDVIYYTVHSNSAQVEAMRSGRLHIAGYSTGPTGFAVNLAGYVPIAVKGDAEAFQGYNLIVIVKKDSPIQTMADLKGKKVAHTSPSSNSGNLAPRALFPAQGIVPDEDYTVVYSGKHDQSVLGVVHGDYDAAPVASDVYERMLRAGRVDEGAVRIIYTSPRFPTSSFGYSSQLCPDLVEKIKEAFYTYRYTDEMKKAFDGADRFFPISYQKDWAVIRDIAEATGASYNEEGLKAMIAKEKADAEKKAKKQ
- a CDS encoding ferritin-like domain-containing protein yields the protein MAGIFKATDILLAAQEVETRGEVFYNRLVETTTEPKLKDLFSFLAKEETKHREIFAKLYERVGEVELPAWAEEDEYVDYLKYLLDSHTLFRLGDVNHLKTFMGSPEEAIETAMGFEKDTIMFFLEMREFVPEGDRKHVQACIDEERTHLRLLAGMLRK